In the Leptospira johnsonii genome, one interval contains:
- a CDS encoding methylmalonyl-CoA mutase family protein has protein sequence MEPEIYIPRNKLKFVTAASLFDGHDASINIMRRILQSSGAEVVHLGHNRSVQEIVDCAIQEDVQGIAVTSYQGGHVEYFKYMIDLLKEKGSSHIKVFGGGGGTILPSEIQELEAYGVSRIYSPDDGRSLGLQGMINDLLQKSDFIPPHRFNGNLFSEIRKKNPIAIAESISLVESSENDPKKIDPEKLDFPISKKTIPILGITGTGGAGKSSLTDELVRRFIHDFEDKTIAIISVDPSKRKTGGALLGDRIRMNSISHPRVYMRSFATREANIALNRNVKKSLDVLKSSEFDLVIVETAGIGQSDSEITEVSDLSLYVMTPEFGAATQLEKIDMIDYADLIAVNKCDKRGALDAIRDVQKQFQRSRKLFDQTPDKMPVFGTIASQFNDPGTNNLYVALIDSLNKKFGLGWKSNFAPSSETSQKIHIIPPDRQRYLAEIAEECEKYENFVKKESETAEVLYRIKGTIDVLKERGKNVSDLEEEYSKREAGLHPDTKKILKEWDSKLEKYSGEFFTYTVRDKEIKIENFTKSLSNLNIPKVSVPKFRNWGEIVKWSYTENFPGEFPFAAGVFPFKRTGEDPTRMFAGEGGPERTNARFHYVSHGMPAHRLSTAFDSVTLYGEDPGLRPDIYGKIGNSGVSIATLDDAKKLYSGFDLCNPSTSVSMTINGPAPMLLSFFLNTAIDQTCEKYIRAEGKVEEAKSKLAEIYSKKGVPIPQYKGEIPKGNDGLGLLLLGTTGDQILPKEVYEKIKKETLSSVRGTVQADILKEDQAQNTCIFSTEFALKLMGDIQEYFIWNKVRNFYSVSISGYHIAEAGANPITQVAFTLANGFTFVEYYLSRGMKIDDFAPNLSFFFSNGIDPEYAVIGRVARKIWAKSMKYKYNGSERSQMLKYHIQTSGRSLHAQEIAFNDIRTTLQALYAIYDNCNSLHTNAYDEAITTPTEESVRRAMAIQLIINRELGLAKNENPLQGSFIIDDLSDLVEEAILSEFRRISERGGVLGAMERMYQRNKIQEESLEYEHRKHTGEIPVIGVNTFLGKDGSPTILPEEVIRSTEDEKKAQIRELEAFQFRNQEDSTNALKDLQTACLSGKNGFEALVEAGKVCSLGQMTHSLYEVGGQYRRSM, from the coding sequence ATGGAACCGGAAATTTATATCCCCCGTAATAAATTAAAATTTGTGACTGCGGCCTCACTTTTCGACGGCCATGACGCTTCTATCAATATCATGAGAAGAATACTTCAGTCCTCCGGAGCGGAAGTAGTTCACCTAGGTCATAATCGATCTGTCCAAGAAATCGTAGACTGTGCAATCCAAGAAGATGTACAAGGGATTGCAGTGACAAGTTACCAAGGGGGTCATGTAGAATATTTCAAATACATGATAGACCTTCTAAAAGAAAAAGGAAGTTCTCATATCAAGGTATTCGGCGGAGGCGGAGGGACAATTCTTCCTTCCGAGATCCAAGAGCTAGAAGCTTACGGAGTTTCCAGGATTTATTCTCCTGACGATGGACGTTCTTTGGGTCTCCAGGGAATGATCAACGATCTATTACAAAAATCTGATTTTATTCCTCCTCATCGATTTAATGGAAATCTGTTCTCCGAGATCCGTAAAAAAAATCCGATCGCAATCGCAGAATCCATTTCTTTAGTGGAGTCTTCTGAAAATGATCCTAAAAAGATAGATCCTGAAAAATTGGATTTTCCGATTTCCAAAAAGACGATCCCGATTTTAGGAATAACCGGAACAGGAGGAGCGGGAAAGTCCTCTCTTACAGACGAGCTTGTCAGAAGATTTATTCATGACTTCGAAGACAAAACGATAGCGATTATCTCCGTGGATCCTTCCAAAAGAAAGACGGGAGGAGCCCTCTTAGGAGATAGGATTCGTATGAACTCCATTTCTCATCCAAGAGTTTATATGAGATCTTTTGCGACTAGAGAAGCAAATATAGCATTGAACCGGAATGTCAAAAAAAGTTTGGACGTTCTCAAAAGTTCCGAATTCGATCTAGTGATTGTAGAAACCGCAGGGATAGGACAAAGTGATTCGGAGATAACGGAAGTGTCGGATCTTTCTCTTTATGTGATGACCCCGGAATTCGGAGCGGCCACACAGTTGGAAAAGATCGACATGATCGATTATGCGGATCTGATCGCAGTCAATAAGTGCGACAAAAGAGGAGCATTAGACGCAATCAGAGACGTTCAAAAACAATTCCAAAGATCCAGAAAATTATTTGACCAAACCCCGGATAAGATGCCTGTGTTTGGAACGATCGCCTCTCAATTCAACGATCCTGGAACAAACAATCTATACGTTGCATTGATCGATTCCTTAAACAAAAAATTCGGCCTGGGTTGGAAGTCCAATTTCGCCCCCAGCTCAGAGACTAGCCAAAAGATACATATCATTCCTCCAGACAGACAAAGATATCTGGCTGAGATCGCGGAGGAATGTGAGAAATACGAGAATTTCGTCAAAAAAGAATCTGAAACGGCAGAAGTATTATATAGGATCAAAGGCACAATAGACGTATTAAAAGAAAGAGGAAAGAACGTTTCCGATCTGGAAGAAGAATATTCCAAAAGAGAGGCCGGACTTCACCCCGACACGAAAAAGATCCTGAAGGAATGGGATTCCAAACTGGAAAAATATTCAGGAGAATTTTTCACTTATACGGTTCGAGATAAAGAGATCAAGATTGAGAACTTTACAAAATCTTTAAGTAATCTAAATATCCCAAAAGTTTCCGTTCCAAAATTCCGCAACTGGGGAGAGATCGTAAAATGGTCCTATACGGAAAATTTTCCGGGCGAATTCCCTTTCGCTGCGGGAGTATTCCCTTTTAAAAGAACAGGAGAAGATCCTACACGTATGTTCGCAGGAGAAGGCGGGCCGGAAAGAACAAACGCAAGATTCCATTATGTTAGCCATGGAATGCCTGCTCATCGATTGAGTACTGCATTCGACTCGGTCACTCTGTATGGAGAAGATCCTGGGCTTCGTCCTGATATTTACGGCAAGATAGGGAACTCGGGAGTGAGCATCGCTACTTTAGACGATGCTAAAAAACTATATTCTGGGTTTGATCTTTGTAATCCTAGTACTTCCGTGTCCATGACGATCAACGGACCTGCACCGATGCTTCTATCCTTTTTCTTAAATACTGCGATTGACCAAACCTGCGAGAAGTATATCCGCGCAGAAGGGAAAGTAGAAGAGGCAAAATCCAAACTTGCAGAGATCTATTCTAAAAAAGGAGTTCCGATCCCGCAATACAAAGGAGAGATCCCAAAAGGAAATGATGGCCTCGGCCTTCTACTTTTAGGAACCACTGGAGATCAAATCCTTCCCAAAGAAGTTTATGAAAAGATAAAAAAGGAAACTCTTTCTTCCGTTCGTGGAACTGTGCAAGCGGATATCTTAAAAGAAGACCAGGCGCAGAACACGTGTATCTTCTCCACAGAGTTCGCGTTAAAACTTATGGGAGATATCCAGGAATATTTTATCTGGAATAAAGTCCGTAATTTTTATTCTGTTTCTATTTCCGGATATCATATCGCGGAAGCGGGAGCAAATCCGATCACTCAGGTTGCATTCACTCTTGCAAACGGATTTACGTTTGTGGAATATTATCTTTCCAGAGGGATGAAGATAGACGATTTTGCTCCGAACCTTTCCTTCTTCTTCTCAAATGGGATCGATCCTGAATATGCGGTGATCGGAAGAGTAGCACGTAAGATCTGGGCTAAAAGTATGAAATACAAGTACAACGGCTCGGAACGTTCCCAAATGTTGAAATACCATATCCAAACTTCCGGACGTTCTTTACACGCACAAGAGATTGCGTTCAACGATATAAGAACCACCTTACAAGCGTTATATGCAATTTATGATAACTGCAATAGTTTGCATACAAATGCTTATGACGAAGCGATCACTACTCCTACTGAAGAATCCGTTAGAAGAGCGATGGCAATCCAGCTCATCATCAATAGAGAATTGGGTCTTGCCAAAAACGAAAACCCTCTCCAAGGTTCTTTTATTATCGATGATCTTTCCGATCTGGTGGAAGAGGCAATCTTGTCGGAGTTCCGGCGTATCTCCGAAAGAGGTGGAGTTCTTGGTGCCATGGAAAGAATGTACCAAAGAAACAAGATCCAAGAAGAATCTTTGGAATATGAACACAGAAAACATACCGGAGAGATCCCAGTTATAGGCGTGAATACTTTCTTAGGAAAAGATGGATCTCCTACAATTCTTCCGGAAGAAGTGATCCGCTCTACAGAGGATGAGAAAAAGGCACAGATCAGAGAATTGGAAGCATTCCAATTCAGGAACCAAGAAGATTCAACTAACGCCTTAAAGGATCTGCAAACTGCCTGCCTTTCCGGAAAGAACGGATTTGAGGCCTTGGTGGAAGCCGGAAAGGTTTGTTCTTTGGGACAAATGACCCACTCTCTCTATGAGGTGGGCGGCCAATACAGAAGAAGTATGTGA
- a CDS encoding phosphatase PAP2 family protein, with protein MRLKPNLYMFVFMTDSFLWKEILFSNAPLEALHISFLKTVLDPFTVLFHYLGSSLFFMALVSLIYLCVDRKIGIRMTLGLLIAGIVNGAFKALLTMPRPIGLPFPSELGLMEGSYGFPSGHVQTAVVLYGTLFLHIRIRWVRILTAFLILFMPISRMYAGLHFLGDTLGGFTLGILILFGLEFLFSKDPGILEPNFAGETPDQKRLKSLVLFILALTVPSILLQDPSQPESTNKSWEQVISSAGALAGFGIGILYNKRAGLDWKSVESWLGFFIRVGVIILGILIFYLALGKILSSLLGENPVARYFKYGIVCYYIGHLAPILLKRIRGGIYLT; from the coding sequence TTGCGTTTAAAACCGAATCTTTATATGTTCGTTTTTATGACGGATAGTTTCCTATGGAAAGAGATCTTATTCTCTAACGCGCCTTTAGAGGCTCTTCATATTTCCTTTTTAAAAACCGTATTGGACCCTTTTACTGTTTTGTTCCATTACTTGGGATCTTCTCTCTTTTTTATGGCTTTGGTCTCTCTCATCTATCTTTGTGTGGATCGTAAGATCGGGATCAGGATGACTTTGGGACTGCTTATTGCGGGAATTGTGAATGGAGCTTTTAAGGCCCTTCTTACTATGCCTAGGCCGATAGGTTTACCTTTTCCATCCGAGCTCGGACTCATGGAGGGTTCTTACGGATTTCCTTCCGGACATGTGCAGACTGCAGTGGTGTTATACGGAACATTATTTTTGCATATACGAATTCGTTGGGTAAGGATACTCACCGCATTTTTGATCTTATTCATGCCGATTTCTAGAATGTATGCCGGACTTCATTTTTTAGGAGATACGTTAGGAGGATTTACTTTAGGAATACTCATATTATTCGGACTAGAGTTTTTGTTCTCAAAAGATCCGGGAATTTTAGAACCAAATTTTGCGGGAGAAACTCCAGACCAAAAACGACTGAAGTCACTCGTACTTTTCATTTTAGCTCTTACAGTTCCTAGCATACTTTTGCAAGATCCAAGTCAACCGGAGTCCACGAACAAATCATGGGAGCAGGTGATCTCTTCTGCGGGAGCGCTCGCAGGTTTTGGGATCGGGATTTTGTACAATAAGAGGGCAGGGTTGGATTGGAAATCAGTCGAATCTTGGCTCGGCTTTTTTATCCGAGTCGGAGTGATCATTCTTGGGATCTTGATCTTTTATTTGGCTCTAGGAAAAATTCTCTCCTCTCTATTGGGGGAAAATCCGGTTGCCAGATACTTTAAGTATGGGATCGTGTGTTACTATATTGGCCATCTCGCTCCCATTCTTCTGAAAAGGATACGCGGAGGCATTTATCTGACTTAA